A genomic region of Microlunatus sagamiharensis contains the following coding sequences:
- a CDS encoding Abi family protein — MRYDKPHLTYPEQIRLLLSRGLDVGDPAEATRTLQRIGYYRLSAYTYVLRQPGSGDASDGRVPRSDQFVEGAALADATKLHDFDQRLRRTILDGLQRVEIGLRSSVAYQLGKADPFGHLDPIFLDAEACSKPPEAGAGGSANAYDDWRQKYDELQHRSRGEDYVKHFLTAYEGEIPVWTATEFMTMGCLVYLVKLLSATDARRVSEKFRVKNREVLHGWLKALNVLRNDCAHNCRIWNRSTIYPPKRVNARMVEDDIHHLSQVDTDKLYVLVALLAYLLKAVEPKSTWISDFTTTMNKFPASHGMTPENMMGFPTDWRRLSIWQVAK, encoded by the coding sequence ATGCGCTACGACAAGCCTCATCTGACGTACCCCGAGCAGATCCGACTCCTACTTAGCCGCGGCCTCGACGTAGGCGATCCGGCCGAGGCGACTCGCACCTTGCAGAGGATCGGCTACTACCGCCTGTCCGCCTACACATACGTCCTGCGGCAACCCGGCTCCGGCGACGCGTCAGACGGACGAGTGCCAAGATCAGACCAGTTCGTCGAGGGCGCAGCCCTAGCCGACGCTACTAAATTGCATGACTTCGACCAGCGTCTCCGCCGCACGATTCTGGACGGTCTGCAAAGGGTCGAGATCGGATTACGATCGTCCGTTGCCTATCAACTAGGCAAGGCAGACCCATTCGGGCACCTCGATCCTATTTTCCTTGACGCAGAAGCTTGTTCGAAGCCACCCGAGGCCGGCGCCGGAGGGTCGGCGAATGCTTACGACGACTGGCGCCAGAAGTACGACGAGCTTCAGCATCGCAGTCGTGGCGAAGACTACGTCAAGCACTTCCTGACTGCATACGAAGGTGAGATACCTGTCTGGACCGCAACCGAGTTCATGACGATGGGCTGCCTTGTCTACCTAGTGAAACTGCTGAGCGCCACCGATGCGAGACGAGTAAGCGAGAAGTTCCGCGTCAAGAATCGCGAGGTATTGCACGGTTGGCTGAAGGCCCTTAACGTGCTGCGGAACGACTGCGCTCACAACTGTCGCATCTGGAACCGAAGTACGATCTATCCACCGAAAAGGGTTAACGCGCGCATGGTGGAAGACGATATTCATCACCTCTCGCAGGTCGATACCGACAAGCTGTATGTCTTAGTGGCTCTACTCGCCTACCTGCTGAAAGCTGTGGAACCGAAGAGCACGTGGATCTCGGACTTTACGACGACGATGAACAAGTTCCCTGCCAGCCATGGAATGACACCCGAGAACATGATGGGGTTTCCAACTGACTGGCGGAGATTATCAATCTGGCAGGTCGCGAAGTAA
- a CDS encoding DUF1707 SHOCT-like domain-containing protein has product MTDTSPARPRLGHRIGDTERQTCADQLAEAFMAGRLTHDEFEGRLDRSLSAVTDVDLALLTRDLDTPSQSNDLHVRPNVARDATLVAVTTSGVAKAVGFEVVLAVFALFAATWFGTSDWPLIAIFLWAFGSVAGAAGVYLSGSRQPRSPH; this is encoded by the coding sequence ATGACCGATACGTCGCCAGCTCGTCCCCGCCTCGGCCACCGGATCGGCGACACCGAACGCCAGACGTGCGCTGACCAGCTCGCCGAAGCATTCATGGCAGGGCGCCTGACCCACGACGAGTTCGAGGGCCGGCTCGACAGATCCCTGTCGGCCGTGACCGACGTCGACCTCGCGCTACTGACCCGTGACTTGGACACACCATCGCAAAGCAATGATCTCCACGTCAGACCGAATGTCGCGCGAGACGCCACGCTCGTGGCAGTCACCACTTCCGGGGTTGCGAAAGCAGTCGGATTCGAGGTCGTCCTCGCAGTCTTCGCCCTCTTCGCTGCTACTTGGTTCGGCACCAGCGACTGGCCCTTGATAGCGATCTTCTTATGGGCCTTCGGATCAGTCGCGGGAGCTGCCGGTGTCTACCTCAGCGGATCGCGCCAGCCCCGCAGTCCTCATTGA
- a CDS encoding peptidase inhibitor family I36 protein, whose translation MKSIRRTVTGVAAGALLAGGMVAFTAPSASANIEQCTSGHACAWGENTYTGCFTDFTVSNSVMGDWEACSRSGITANNGANSVKNYISGRNVTWYEETNYNGVGIRFQSQQSGANYQDPKLSNGGGTGVGGNVAGQNWQDRISSVRVS comes from the coding sequence ATGAAGTCGATCCGAAGGACCGTCACGGGAGTCGCAGCGGGCGCTCTGCTCGCCGGGGGCATGGTCGCGTTCACCGCTCCCTCCGCCAGCGCGAACATCGAGCAGTGCACGAGCGGGCACGCCTGTGCCTGGGGTGAGAACACCTACACCGGCTGCTTCACAGACTTCACGGTGTCGAACTCGGTGATGGGCGACTGGGAGGCGTGCTCTCGCAGTGGCATCACCGCCAACAACGGCGCGAACTCGGTGAAGAACTACATCAGCGGACGCAACGTCACTTGGTACGAGGAGACCAACTACAACGGCGTCGGGATCCGCTTCCAGTCTCAGCAGTCGGGGGCCAACTACCAGGACCCGAAGCTGAGCAACGGCGGCGGCACGGGCGTCGGTGGCAACGTCGCCGGCCAGAACTGGCAGGACCGAATCAGCAGCGTTCGCGTCAGCTGA
- a CDS encoding glycoside hydrolase family 15 protein codes for MIFAAMIPLAVRFHNQANVALHDETVAIGPGGQTIFVTDASRLVPGYRVTVDNEDAAAAVREQQAWLDRGTIPSAASVPSPDLARLALLDLHVLSRDHNVAVAGWSPKWRYVWPRDLAFVASAFSRTGHYDDAVSGLAFLQRVQPNDGVFMARYLPDGSGVPDARGPQLDGSGWSLWAIGQVLQEAPSAEVRRATAAQFRPMLDRSTQATLAAVRTSNGLPPSTSDYWEVKPAGTTLATSAVLLAGLRNSAYAYSVLADPDRSQEAADAANKLQAAIAEGFGPDGYPRYLGGSHTSVDLGVSFLLPPFGNDTDPEALTSWRRAPRYMHRPAGGLAPGGSWRRDGISWTPTVGTVAVTAACVDPPTAATWLTWIASHRTSAGSIPEKVLDDGQPASVTPLGWSAASVVIALDELSHGCNSIKSD; via the coding sequence GTGATCTTCGCAGCGATGATCCCGCTCGCGGTCCGGTTTCACAACCAAGCCAACGTGGCGCTGCACGACGAAACCGTGGCTATAGGCCCAGGCGGGCAGACCATATTTGTCACCGACGCCAGCCGGCTAGTCCCCGGATACCGCGTCACCGTAGACAACGAGGACGCTGCTGCAGCAGTCCGCGAGCAGCAGGCCTGGCTCGACCGGGGCACCATACCTTCCGCCGCTAGCGTGCCCAGCCCAGACTTGGCACGGCTCGCGCTGCTTGACCTGCATGTGCTTAGCCGCGACCACAACGTGGCCGTCGCCGGCTGGAGCCCAAAGTGGCGTTACGTCTGGCCTCGCGACCTCGCCTTCGTTGCTAGCGCCTTCTCCAGGACCGGTCACTACGACGACGCCGTGAGCGGGCTGGCCTTCCTGCAGCGGGTGCAGCCCAACGACGGCGTGTTCATGGCTCGGTACCTCCCCGACGGTAGCGGCGTTCCTGACGCCCGTGGGCCGCAGCTAGACGGGTCTGGTTGGTCGCTCTGGGCGATCGGTCAGGTCCTGCAGGAGGCCCCATCTGCGGAAGTCCGTCGCGCTACTGCCGCGCAGTTCCGTCCAATGCTCGACCGTTCGACACAAGCCACGCTTGCGGCGGTACGCACCTCTAATGGGCTACCGCCTAGTACGTCGGACTACTGGGAGGTCAAGCCGGCCGGGACCACCCTGGCCACCTCTGCGGTGCTGCTCGCTGGCTTGCGCAACAGCGCCTATGCCTACAGCGTCCTCGCGGACCCCGACAGGAGTCAAGAGGCTGCTGATGCGGCGAACAAGCTACAGGCGGCGATCGCCGAAGGCTTTGGTCCGGACGGATATCCGCGCTACCTCGGAGGGTCACACACCTCGGTCGACCTCGGAGTTTCGTTCCTGCTGCCGCCTTTCGGCAACGACACCGATCCGGAAGCGCTAACTAGCTGGCGCCGGGCCCCTAGATACATGCACAGGCCCGCAGGCGGACTCGCTCCTGGCGGGTCGTGGCGGAGGGATGGCATCAGCTGGACTCCGACCGTTGGGACCGTGGCCGTTACCGCCGCATGCGTCGATCCGCCAACGGCTGCGACGTGGCTAACCTGGATCGCGAGCCACCGCACCTCAGCAGGATCCATCCCGGAGAAGGTCCTTGACGACGGGCAGCCGGCGTCCGTAACTCCGCTCGGATGGAGCGCGGCGTCTGTGGTTATTGCCCTCGACGAGCTGAGTCACGGCTGCAACTCAATCAAGTCAGACTAA
- a CDS encoding HNH endonuclease — translation MVWSKNRQRPYEQRKGRADVLSRAAGQCQIKGPGCTRLATIDDHVVPLSLGGSLGLHNRQAACKTCHDLKTARDARSAKTAIQAKAKPPARKHPGLK, via the coding sequence ATGGTGTGGTCGAAGAATCGTCAGCGCCCGTACGAGCAGCGCAAAGGTCGAGCGGACGTATTGAGTCGAGCAGCTGGCCAGTGCCAGATCAAGGGCCCCGGCTGCACGCGCCTAGCCACGATCGATGACCATGTCGTGCCCTTGAGCCTCGGCGGATCGCTAGGACTCCACAACCGGCAAGCTGCGTGCAAGACCTGCCACGACCTCAAGACTGCACGCGACGCCCGTTCCGCAAAGACAGCCATACAGGCGAAGGCCAAGCCGCCAGCGCGAAAGCATCCAGGACTGAAGTGA
- a CDS encoding AAA family ATPase, with product MSSRIDDELEQVLAAGAAAYQFTSGGSFILDADPNPRPLWGIDDQVLLSSGEALIIAGGQGTGKTTLAQQLALGRCGFPEYAELLGFPVAPGKRRTLYLAMDRPQQAARSFRRMVGEAWRSELDARLAVWPGPPPYDMARHPAILLRLCEQAGADTVVVDSLKDAAIGLTDDEVGAGYNRARQTAIASGVEVIELHHQRKSVSGKGGETTGIDDLYGSTWLPSGAGSVLLLTGNPGDPVVGVRHLKQPASEVGPLQIVHDHGAGRSQVWHAADLVVLAKQPGGITAQDAASALFDTDKPSPAEREKARRRLERLVSAGSLMVLDHGDKTSSKAARWEAA from the coding sequence ATGAGTAGCCGTATCGACGATGAGCTCGAACAAGTGCTCGCAGCGGGTGCGGCTGCGTACCAGTTCACTTCAGGCGGGTCGTTCATCCTCGACGCCGACCCCAACCCGCGACCGCTCTGGGGCATCGACGACCAGGTACTGCTTTCTTCAGGCGAGGCGTTGATCATCGCTGGAGGGCAGGGCACCGGTAAGACGACCCTCGCTCAGCAACTCGCACTAGGTCGCTGCGGCTTCCCGGAGTACGCCGAACTCCTCGGCTTCCCCGTTGCTCCTGGCAAGCGCCGCACCCTGTACCTGGCGATGGACCGGCCGCAGCAGGCCGCGCGGTCGTTCCGACGCATGGTGGGTGAGGCGTGGCGGTCAGAGCTGGATGCACGCCTTGCGGTCTGGCCCGGCCCGCCGCCGTACGACATGGCTCGCCACCCGGCGATCCTGCTTCGACTGTGCGAGCAGGCCGGGGCCGACACCGTCGTTGTCGACAGCCTCAAGGATGCAGCGATAGGCCTGACCGATGACGAGGTGGGCGCCGGCTACAACCGCGCCCGCCAGACCGCCATCGCCAGCGGAGTCGAGGTCATCGAGCTGCACCACCAGCGCAAGTCAGTCAGCGGTAAGGGTGGCGAGACGACCGGAATCGACGACCTGTACGGCTCGACGTGGCTGCCCTCAGGTGCTGGGTCTGTCCTGCTCCTGACCGGCAACCCCGGCGACCCAGTAGTCGGTGTTCGGCACCTTAAGCAGCCTGCCTCTGAGGTTGGCCCTTTGCAGATCGTTCACGATCACGGCGCCGGTCGCTCGCAGGTCTGGCATGCCGCGGATCTGGTGGTGCTTGCCAAGCAGCCCGGAGGTATCACGGCGCAAGACGCTGCCAGCGCCCTTTTCGATACCGACAAGCCGTCACCAGCCGAGCGGGAGAAGGCGCGTCGGCGGCTCGAGCGGCTCGTCTCCGCTGGGTCTCTGATGGTGCTCGATCACGGCGATAAAACGTCGAGCAAGGCCGCCCGTTGGGAGGCCGCGTGA
- a CDS encoding zinc ribbon domain-containing protein, protein MQAVLSARAPSWPGASRQLLSGVARCGACDAPIHSGGARNGRRRYRCSQKGGHAYREAEPVDNYVGEVVIARLNRPDAIELISSADANDVSEVQRDIRALNVRRDAIAEGFADGSVSLSQFKAANARLSARMQELEAKVPTPGLPALAHLATARDPREVWGSLDIDVRRQVIDVLMVVRLVPVGTKERAYLDVEARIVNPETVQIAWRV, encoded by the coding sequence GTGCAGGCAGTCCTGTCCGCACGGGCGCCCAGCTGGCCGGGCGCCTCGCGCCAGTTGCTCTCCGGCGTTGCGCGGTGTGGCGCCTGCGACGCACCCATTCACTCGGGCGGTGCGCGCAACGGTCGCCGTCGTTACCGCTGCTCGCAGAAGGGCGGGCACGCGTACCGGGAGGCAGAACCAGTCGACAACTATGTCGGTGAGGTTGTTATCGCCAGGCTAAACAGACCCGACGCGATCGAGTTGATCTCCTCCGCTGATGCCAACGATGTGTCTGAGGTGCAGCGCGATATCAGAGCGCTCAACGTGCGACGTGACGCGATCGCTGAGGGTTTTGCTGATGGGAGCGTCTCCCTGTCGCAATTCAAGGCGGCCAACGCGAGGCTGTCAGCGCGGATGCAAGAGCTGGAGGCGAAGGTTCCAACTCCCGGACTGCCGGCCCTGGCTCACTTGGCGACTGCCCGAGATCCGCGAGAGGTCTGGGGGTCGTTGGATATCGACGTGCGTCGTCAGGTGATCGACGTCCTGATGGTTGTTCGGCTCGTACCCGTCGGGACGAAAGAGCGTGCTTATCTGGACGTTGAAGCGCGGATCGTAAATCCCGAGACGGTCCAAATCGCGTGGAGGGTCTGA
- a CDS encoding CpaF family protein, whose amino-acid sequence MSVEETAELRPQAEAPSLQEVPLFVDTVEEVGEASSPVTRRALQSYGAFRREELRAATLPLPTAELDWPTVVQLRRRASEEIAGESEHQLRTTGTPIVGDDRLLLGRSVIRRVVAEHVRTLHREGAALWSPSQEQAYVEAVEDAVFGYGRLQPLLALPDVENIEIHGWDSVVVQHGDGRREVMAPVADDDAELVEAIRFLGQNAEPARPFDDLHPTMTLALGERFRLHAIGFGLSYRPSVVIRQHTMTSVSLADLADGGLMPPEVAAFLDAAVLARRSIVISGDQGAGKTTLLRALIDAIPADERFGTLETDYELMTHLQPGRQNILALQARVGHGESTGGRAVGEFTIADLMPEALRQNLSRLVVGEVRGVEAASMFEAMQAGTCMRRYTHASRLVHPDLERLHGPRRGCRAPGAGLPSQGRRQRLDGRARVQRQRHLCLLGHPATRISADAR is encoded by the coding sequence GTGAGCGTCGAGGAGACCGCGGAGCTGCGGCCCCAGGCCGAGGCGCCGTCGCTGCAGGAGGTGCCGCTGTTCGTCGACACCGTGGAGGAGGTCGGCGAGGCCTCGAGCCCGGTCACCCGGCGCGCGCTCCAGTCGTACGGCGCCTTCCGGCGCGAGGAGCTGCGGGCCGCGACCCTGCCCCTGCCCACGGCGGAGCTCGACTGGCCCACGGTCGTCCAGCTCCGGCGGCGGGCGTCGGAGGAGATCGCGGGGGAGAGCGAGCACCAGCTCCGCACCACGGGCACGCCGATCGTCGGTGACGACCGGCTGCTGCTCGGTCGCTCGGTCATCCGCCGGGTCGTGGCCGAGCACGTCCGGACGCTGCACCGCGAGGGCGCCGCGCTCTGGTCGCCCTCGCAGGAGCAGGCGTACGTGGAGGCGGTCGAGGACGCGGTCTTCGGCTACGGCCGGCTGCAGCCGCTGCTCGCCCTGCCCGACGTCGAGAACATCGAGATCCACGGCTGGGACTCGGTCGTCGTGCAGCACGGCGACGGCCGGCGCGAGGTCATGGCCCCGGTCGCCGACGACGACGCCGAGCTGGTCGAGGCGATCCGCTTCCTCGGCCAGAACGCCGAGCCCGCCCGCCCGTTCGACGACCTGCACCCGACGATGACGCTGGCCCTGGGCGAGCGGTTCCGGCTGCACGCGATCGGCTTCGGCCTGTCCTACCGGCCGAGCGTGGTGATCCGGCAGCACACCATGACCTCGGTGTCGCTCGCCGACCTGGCCGACGGCGGCCTGATGCCGCCCGAGGTGGCGGCGTTCCTCGACGCGGCCGTCCTCGCGCGCCGCTCGATCGTCATCTCCGGTGACCAGGGCGCGGGCAAGACGACGCTGCTGCGGGCGCTGATCGACGCGATCCCCGCCGACGAGCGGTTCGGCACCCTCGAGACCGACTACGAGCTGATGACCCACCTCCAGCCCGGGCGGCAGAACATCCTCGCCCTCCAGGCCCGCGTGGGGCACGGGGAGTCGACCGGCGGCCGCGCGGTCGGCGAGTTCACCATCGCCGACCTCATGCCCGAGGCACTGCGCCAGAACCTCTCGCGCCTCGTCGTCGGCGAGGTCCGCGGGGTGGAGGCGGCCTCGATGTTCGAGGCCATGCAGGCCGGCACCTGCATGAGAAGATATACCCATGCGAGTCGGCTTGTACACCCGGATCTCGAAAGACTCCACGGGCCAAGGCGCGGGTGTCGCGCGCCAGGAGCAGGACTGCCGAGCCAAGGCCGACGCCAACGGCTGGACGGTCGGGCGCGTGTACAGCGACAACGACACCTCTGCCTACTCGGGCACCCCGCGACCCGGATATCGGCGGATGCTCGCTGA
- a CDS encoding pilus assembly protein TadG-related protein: MSSSGTARTGVGRDERGLTVSVFVLVILAALVATAGLVIDGGQKVTAASQAEAAADGAARAAGNAAATQRLAGRDGAGTAVLAAKAYLAGQPGVTGSVRLVGGVVTVDTSADAPTLFLTAIGIDAVTGTGTATASVVPTGQER; encoded by the coding sequence ATGAGCAGCAGCGGAACGGCCCGGACCGGGGTCGGGCGCGACGAGCGCGGGCTCACGGTCAGCGTCTTCGTGCTCGTGATCCTCGCCGCCCTCGTCGCCACGGCGGGGCTGGTCATCGACGGCGGGCAGAAGGTGACGGCTGCGAGCCAGGCCGAGGCGGCCGCGGACGGGGCCGCGCGGGCAGCCGGCAACGCCGCGGCCACGCAGCGGCTGGCCGGACGTGACGGGGCGGGGACGGCGGTGCTGGCGGCGAAGGCGTACCTGGCGGGACAGCCGGGCGTGACCGGCTCCGTACGGCTGGTGGGCGGCGTGGTCACGGTCGACACGTCCGCGGACGCCCCCACCCTCTTCCTCACCGCGATCGGGATCGACGCGGTGACGGGCACAGGCACGGCGACGGCCTCCGTCGTCCCCACCGGGCAGGAGCGCTGA
- a CDS encoding TadE/TadG family type IV pilus assembly protein gives MAVEIALLAPALVLVLGLLVAGGRLWFARTTVVEAAQASARAASLARGAGEAAAVGTDAGRQSMITAGLRCATSSVQVSTAAFAVPVGTPATLTSDITCDVPFGDVLLPGMPGSLHLTGRGSAALDTYRAR, from the coding sequence GTGGCCGTCGAGATCGCCCTGCTCGCACCCGCCCTGGTGCTGGTGCTCGGGCTCCTCGTGGCCGGCGGGCGGCTGTGGTTCGCCCGGACGACGGTCGTGGAGGCGGCGCAGGCCTCCGCGCGAGCCGCCTCGCTCGCCCGGGGTGCCGGCGAAGCGGCGGCGGTCGGCACCGATGCGGGTCGCCAGTCGATGATCACGGCCGGCCTCCGTTGCGCGACGAGCTCGGTGCAGGTGTCGACGGCGGCGTTCGCGGTCCCGGTCGGCACGCCGGCGACGCTCACCTCCGACATCACCTGCGACGTCCCGTTCGGCGACGTCCTCCTCCCCGGCATGCCGGGCTCCCTCCACCTCACCGGCCGCGGCAGCGCGGCCCTCGACACCTACCGCGCGCGATGA
- a CDS encoding TadE family protein, with the protein MHGRRSSGSGRGLPGRSDQRGLSSSTQLAVVFPLLMLLTLGIVEAGLWLHARNVAQRAATAAVDVARGSYGTAGEGEARARDLAAAAGLSEVVVRVDRGPQQVTARVSAHATLVLDLGLGTIEETASGPRERVSTP; encoded by the coding sequence GTGCACGGTCGTCGGTCCAGCGGGTCCGGCCGGGGTCTGCCCGGCCGGTCGGACCAGCGTGGGCTGAGCTCCTCCACCCAGCTGGCCGTCGTCTTCCCCCTGCTCATGCTGCTCACCCTCGGCATCGTCGAGGCGGGTCTGTGGCTCCACGCCCGCAACGTCGCCCAGCGCGCGGCGACGGCGGCGGTCGACGTCGCCCGGGGCAGCTACGGCACCGCCGGCGAGGGCGAGGCGCGAGCGCGGGACCTGGCGGCGGCCGCGGGCCTGAGCGAGGTGGTCGTGCGGGTGGACCGCGGTCCGCAGCAGGTGACGGCACGCGTCTCGGCGCACGCGACGCTCGTGCTCGACCTGGGCCTCGGGACCATCGAGGAGACCGCGTCCGGCCCGCGGGAGCGGGTGAGCACGCCGTGA
- a CDS encoding DUF881 domain-containing protein, which produces MREDQHTWGDRVVAALLRGREASRRRRAGRRPAARVLTAAVCAVAAFLIVLSTVNARGSDLRPGRNTDLTSLVADQSRRNTDLTRQVTDLRTQVDALAAAENEANGSGLSTELERQEQEAGLTPVIGPAVSVTLNDAPSSVAANGVDADLLVVHQQDIQSVVNALWSGGAEAMTIQGQRVISTTGIKCVGNTVVLHGVPYAPPYVISAIGDQGRLETALATSTSVQIYRQYVDAYGLVYDEGREGSVTFPAHEGSLDLQHAQPLDSSASPR; this is translated from the coding sequence TTGCGCGAGGACCAGCACACGTGGGGCGACCGCGTCGTCGCCGCGCTGCTGCGTGGTCGCGAGGCGTCCCGGCGTCGCCGGGCCGGTCGTAGGCCCGCCGCCCGGGTGCTCACGGCGGCGGTCTGCGCGGTCGCGGCCTTCCTCATCGTGCTCAGCACGGTCAACGCCCGCGGCAGCGACCTGCGCCCCGGGCGCAACACCGACCTGACGAGCCTGGTGGCCGACCAGTCGCGCCGCAACACCGACCTCACCCGGCAGGTCACCGACCTGCGCACCCAGGTCGACGCGCTCGCCGCCGCCGAGAACGAGGCGAACGGCTCCGGGCTCTCGACCGAGCTCGAGCGCCAGGAGCAGGAGGCCGGGCTGACCCCGGTCATCGGCCCGGCCGTGTCGGTCACCCTCAACGACGCCCCGTCCTCGGTGGCCGCCAACGGCGTCGACGCCGACCTGCTCGTCGTGCACCAGCAGGACATCCAGTCCGTCGTCAACGCCCTGTGGTCCGGCGGTGCGGAGGCGATGACCATCCAGGGCCAGCGCGTCATCTCCACCACGGGCATCAAGTGCGTGGGCAACACCGTCGTCCTGCACGGCGTCCCGTACGCCCCGCCGTACGTCATCAGCGCGATCGGCGACCAGGGCCGCCTCGAGACCGCCCTGGCCACGTCGACCTCGGTGCAGATCTACCGCCAGTACGTCGACGCGTACGGGCTGGTCTACGACGAGGGGCGTGAGGGTTCGGTGACGTTCCCGGCCCACGAGGGTTCGCTGGACCTCCAGCACGCCCAGCCCCTCGACTCGAGCGCCTCCCCGCGCTGA
- a CDS encoding cell division protein CrgA, translating into MPESRTRKSADEKKVRKQRADAETKKKVKAPTSRRWVPPTFITVGLLGVAWLIVYYVAGQDVPLMSDLGNWNILIGMGGMAAAFGLATLWR; encoded by the coding sequence GTGCCCGAGTCCCGCACGCGGAAGTCCGCCGACGAGAAGAAGGTCCGCAAGCAGCGGGCCGACGCCGAGACCAAGAAGAAGGTCAAGGCGCCGACCAGCCGTCGCTGGGTGCCGCCGACCTTCATCACCGTCGGCCTGCTCGGGGTCGCCTGGCTGATCGTCTACTACGTCGCCGGCCAGGACGTGCCGCTGATGAGCGACCTCGGCAACTGGAACATCCTCATCGGCATGGGCGGCATGGCCGCCGCGTTCGGCCTCGCGACCCTCTGGCGCTAG